In the genome of Streptomyces sp. NBC_00190, one region contains:
- a CDS encoding amidohydrolase family protein → MTDVLHVKGRVLVGPDEVRDELWVVGGRISYERPSAAREVTTVTGWALPGLVDAHCHVGLDSHGPVDAATAERQALTDRDAGTLLIRDAGSPSDTRWIDDREDLPKIIRAGRHIARTRRYIRNYAHEIEPADLVDYVAREAVRGDGWVKLVGDWIDREAGDLTACWPRAEVEAAIAEAHRLGARVTAHCFAEDSLRDLVEAGIDCIEHATGLTEDTIPLFAERGVAIVPTLVNIATFPKMAAGGEAKFPQWSAHMRRLHERRYDTVRAAYDAGIAVYVGTDAGGSLPHGLVAAEVEELVKAGIPPLDALSATAWAAREWLGRPGLTEGAPADLVVYADDPRADVRALAQPLRVVVDGKVRA, encoded by the coding sequence ATGACTGACGTGCTGCATGTGAAGGGCCGTGTGCTCGTCGGCCCCGATGAGGTCCGCGACGAGCTCTGGGTGGTCGGGGGCCGGATCTCCTACGAGCGCCCGAGCGCGGCCCGGGAGGTCACCACGGTGACCGGCTGGGCCCTGCCGGGGCTGGTCGACGCGCACTGTCACGTGGGGCTGGACTCCCACGGTCCGGTCGACGCCGCGACGGCCGAGCGGCAGGCACTCACCGACCGCGACGCCGGCACCCTCCTGATCCGCGACGCCGGGTCGCCCTCCGACACCCGCTGGATCGACGACCGCGAGGACCTGCCGAAGATCATCCGGGCGGGCCGGCACATCGCGCGCACCCGCCGCTACATCCGCAACTACGCCCACGAGATCGAGCCGGCCGACCTGGTCGACTACGTGGCCCGTGAGGCGGTGCGCGGCGACGGCTGGGTGAAGCTGGTCGGCGACTGGATCGACCGCGAGGCCGGGGACCTGACGGCCTGCTGGCCGCGCGCCGAGGTCGAGGCGGCCATCGCCGAGGCGCACCGGCTGGGCGCCAGGGTGACGGCGCACTGCTTCGCCGAGGACTCGCTGCGCGACCTGGTCGAGGCGGGCATCGACTGCATCGAACACGCCACCGGCCTGACCGAGGACACCATCCCGCTGTTCGCGGAGCGTGGGGTCGCGATCGTCCCGACCCTCGTGAACATCGCGACGTTCCCGAAGATGGCGGCAGGCGGCGAGGCGAAGTTCCCGCAGTGGTCGGCGCACATGCGGCGGCTCCACGAGCGGCGTTACGACACCGTGCGGGCCGCCTACGACGCGGGCATCGCGGTGTACGTCGGCACCGACGCGGGGGGTTCCCTGCCGCACGGCCTGGTCGCGGCGGAGGTCGAGGAGCTGGTGAAGGCCGGGATCCCGCCGCTGGACGCGCTGTCCGCGACGGCCTGGGCGGCCCGCGAGTGGCTCGGCCGGCCAGGCCTGACCGAGGGGGCGCCGGCGGACCTCGTGGTCTACGCCGACGATCCGCGGGCCGACGTACGCGCCCTCGCGCAGCCTCTTCGGGTCGTCGTGGACGGCAAGGTCCGTGCCTGA
- a CDS encoding aminotransferase class V-fold PLP-dependent enzyme, which translates to MDLLAEAARAEFAHSTTYLNTANCGVLPRSAVAAVRELAEAAGAGLPAGFGDFDRVNRARAAFARLVGVGVDRVAIGSGVATHVGLVSASLPSGAEVLCPEGDFASVINPFVVRGDLKVRFAPLESLAEAVGPDTALVSLSAVQSADGRTADLAAVRAATAAHGARMLVDATQAAGWLPFDASPYEYTVTAGYKWLLGARGASYLTVSEEAQHTLTPLHAGWVAAESMWDATYGPMPQLAYGARRFDESPTFLAYHAAEASLALLERIGVEAVHAHDTALAARYRAGLARLGHEPVPGESAIVSVPGLADRQPALLAAGIATSARAGALRASFHLYATEADVDRLLGALA; encoded by the coding sequence ATGGATCTTCTCGCCGAAGCTGCCCGTGCCGAGTTCGCCCATTCCACCACCTACCTCAACACCGCCAACTGCGGGGTGCTCCCGCGTTCCGCCGTCGCCGCCGTACGGGAACTCGCCGAGGCGGCCGGGGCCGGGCTCCCCGCCGGGTTCGGCGACTTCGACCGGGTGAACCGGGCCCGGGCCGCCTTCGCCCGGCTGGTCGGCGTCGGTGTCGACCGGGTCGCCATCGGTTCGGGCGTGGCCACCCACGTCGGCCTGGTCTCGGCCTCCCTCCCGTCCGGGGCCGAAGTCCTCTGCCCGGAGGGCGATTTCGCCTCCGTGATCAACCCCTTCGTGGTGCGCGGCGACCTCAAGGTCCGCTTCGCGCCGCTGGAATCCCTCGCCGAAGCCGTCGGTCCGGATACCGCGCTCGTCTCGCTGAGCGCCGTACAGTCCGCGGACGGGCGGACGGCCGACCTGGCCGCGGTGCGCGCCGCGACGGCCGCGCACGGCGCCCGCATGCTCGTGGACGCGACCCAGGCGGCGGGCTGGCTGCCCTTCGACGCGTCACCGTACGAGTACACGGTCACCGCCGGCTACAAGTGGCTGCTCGGTGCCCGCGGAGCCTCGTACCTGACCGTGTCGGAGGAGGCCCAGCACACCCTGACCCCGCTGCACGCCGGCTGGGTGGCGGCCGAGTCCATGTGGGACGCCACCTACGGGCCGATGCCGCAACTGGCCTACGGGGCCCGCCGCTTCGACGAATCCCCCACGTTCCTCGCCTATCACGCGGCAGAGGCCTCGCTGGCCCTGCTGGAGCGGATCGGCGTCGAGGCCGTCCACGCCCACGACACCGCACTCGCCGCCCGCTACCGGGCAGGTCTCGCCCGCCTCGGCCACGAGCCGGTCCCCGGCGAGTCGGCCATCGTCTCGGTGCCGGGCCTCGCCGACCGGCAGCCCGCGCTCCTGGCCGCCGGCATCGCCACCTCCGCCCGCGCCGGCGCGCTGCGCGCCTCGTTCCACCTCTACGCCACCGAGGCGGACGTGGACCGGCTGCTGGGCGCCCTCGCCTGA
- a CDS encoding DsbA family oxidoreductase — MRVEIWSDIACPWCYIGKARFTKGLAEFAHRDEVEVVFRSFELDPNGAKGVTAPVVEMLAKKYGRTLDEARAMEEHVAASARAEGLTYRTDGRDHGNTFDIHRLLHLAAARGRQEELLDLAYRANFGEERSVFDPEVLVALAVEAGLDEAEARAVLADDSAYAEQVRADEREAAELGANAVPFFVLDRRYGISGGQPAEVFTRALEQAWAGREVEEPAAGAEACEPDGACAVPQV, encoded by the coding sequence ATGCGCGTCGAGATCTGGAGCGACATCGCCTGCCCCTGGTGCTACATCGGCAAGGCCCGATTCACCAAGGGGCTGGCCGAGTTCGCGCACCGTGACGAGGTGGAGGTCGTCTTCCGGTCCTTCGAGCTCGACCCGAACGGCGCCAAGGGCGTCACCGCGCCCGTCGTGGAGATGCTCGCCAAGAAGTACGGCCGCACCCTCGACGAGGCGCGCGCCATGGAGGAGCACGTCGCGGCCAGCGCCCGCGCCGAGGGGCTGACGTACCGCACCGACGGGCGCGACCACGGCAACACCTTCGACATCCACCGCCTGCTGCACCTGGCCGCCGCCCGCGGCCGCCAGGAGGAGCTGCTCGACCTCGCCTACCGGGCCAACTTCGGCGAGGAGAGGTCCGTCTTCGACCCCGAGGTGCTGGTCGCGCTCGCCGTCGAAGCCGGGCTGGACGAGGCCGAGGCCCGCGCCGTCCTCGCCGACGACTCCGCCTACGCCGAGCAGGTGCGCGCCGACGAGCGCGAGGCCGCCGAGCTGGGCGCGAACGCCGTGCCGTTCTTCGTTCTCGACCGCCGCTACGGGATCTCCGGCGGCCAGCCGGCCGAGGTGTTCACCCGCGCCCTGGAGCAGGCCTGGGCCGGGCGCGAGGTCGAGGAGCCGGCCGCCGGGGCCGAGGCGTGCGAGCCCGACGGCGCGTGCGCGGTCCCGCAGGTATAA
- a CDS encoding GNAT family N-acetyltransferase, whose amino-acid sequence MIRIARPADLDAIAALHTRARATYYQGRIPEEAYGGEAELARSREGWSRAVARAAAEGGVLCAEQDGELTGVAAFRTADGETTLTQLHVDPVHWRRGTGAALHAACLDAWRRAGVRRVRLEVYEHNLRAQAFYATHGWLPEPEPAGSGSHLVLWLTVAPQSGE is encoded by the coding sequence ATGATCAGAATCGCGCGCCCCGCCGACCTCGACGCCATTGCCGCCCTCCACACCCGGGCCCGTGCCACCTACTACCAGGGCCGGATCCCCGAGGAGGCCTACGGCGGCGAGGCCGAGCTCGCCCGCTCCCGCGAGGGCTGGTCCCGGGCCGTCGCCCGCGCCGCCGCCGAAGGCGGGGTCCTGTGCGCCGAACAGGACGGCGAGCTCACAGGGGTCGCGGCCTTCCGCACCGCGGACGGCGAGACCACCCTCACCCAGCTCCACGTCGACCCGGTGCACTGGCGGCGCGGCACCGGTGCCGCCCTCCACGCGGCCTGCCTCGACGCCTGGCGCCGCGCCGGCGTCCGCCGGGTCCGCCTGGAGGTCTACGAGCACAACCTCCGCGCCCAGGCCTTCTACGCCACCCACGGCTGGCTCCCGGAACCGGAGCCCGCCGGCTCCGGCTCCCACCTCGTCCTCTGGCTCACGGTGGCCCCGCAGTCCGGGGAATGA
- a CDS encoding peptidoglycan D,D-transpeptidase FtsI family protein — translation MNKTIRRASVFCLLLVLALLVRVTWVQAYQGQALADDQHNRRNLIGQYENPLGNIIVGGEAITGSTKTGGKDFGYKRTYTDGPLYAPITGYSSQAYGTSMLEGIYKNVLNGSDSRLKTVMDTLTNKRAAPGNVLTTIDKDVQKAAYDALQGKQGAAVAIDPATGQILGVVNNPSFDPGRITGANDEQAWTELSADKGKAMENVALRKPQAPGSTFKLVTLAAAIENGLVTGIDQPTGISDPYTIPGTRTLLPSEAGSAACNNVSVRTALRLSCNNVFAELASKLGQDKMRATAEKLGFNVQIDTPVRTNPASKYPAKKMSVDQVAQTGIGQFDVQATPLQMAMVTAAIENGGKLVAPHMVAEVTDANGNVLESFKDPKSQQVMSEKTASMIRDAMRTVATEGGGKPAQVAGAEVGGKTGTAQRGVNNSLAPLAWFTSYGKANGKQIAVAVVIENSDTDRSEIGGGKLAAPIAQKMMEAWLKK, via the coding sequence ATGAACAAGACGATCAGGCGCGCGTCGGTCTTCTGTCTGCTTCTGGTGCTGGCCCTGCTGGTCCGTGTCACCTGGGTGCAGGCATACCAAGGCCAGGCCCTCGCAGACGACCAGCACAACCGACGGAACCTCATCGGGCAGTACGAGAACCCGCTGGGCAACATCATCGTGGGCGGGGAGGCGATCACCGGTTCGACGAAGACGGGCGGCAAGGACTTCGGCTACAAGCGGACGTATACCGACGGTCCCCTCTACGCGCCGATCACCGGCTACAGCTCCCAGGCCTACGGCACGAGCATGCTGGAGGGCATCTACAAGAACGTCCTCAACGGCTCCGACAGCCGGCTGAAGACCGTGATGGACACGCTCACGAACAAGCGTGCCGCCCCGGGCAACGTCCTGACCACCATTGACAAGGACGTACAGAAGGCCGCCTACGACGCGCTGCAGGGCAAGCAGGGCGCCGCCGTGGCCATCGACCCCGCGACCGGCCAGATCCTCGGTGTGGTGAACAACCCCTCCTTCGACCCGGGCCGCATCACCGGCGCCAACGACGAGCAGGCCTGGACGGAGCTCTCCGCCGACAAGGGCAAGGCCATGGAGAACGTGGCCCTGCGCAAGCCCCAGGCACCGGGCTCCACCTTCAAGCTCGTCACCCTCGCCGCGGCGATCGAGAACGGCCTCGTCACCGGCATCGACCAGCCGACCGGCATCTCCGACCCGTACACCATCCCCGGCACCCGCACCCTGCTGCCGAGCGAGGCCGGCTCCGCGGCCTGCAACAACGTTTCGGTGCGTACCGCCCTGCGGCTGTCCTGCAACAACGTCTTCGCGGAGCTCGCCTCCAAGCTGGGCCAGGACAAGATGCGCGCGACGGCGGAGAAGCTCGGCTTCAACGTGCAGATCGACACCCCGGTCCGCACCAACCCGGCGAGCAAGTACCCGGCGAAGAAGATGTCGGTCGACCAGGTCGCGCAGACCGGTATCGGCCAGTTCGACGTCCAGGCCACCCCGCTCCAGATGGCGATGGTCACGGCCGCGATCGAGAACGGCGGCAAGCTCGTCGCCCCCCACATGGTCGCCGAGGTCACCGACGCCAACGGCAACGTGCTGGAGAGCTTCAAGGACCCCAAGTCCCAGCAGGTCATGAGCGAGAAGACGGCCTCGATGATCCGCGACGCGATGCGGACGGTCGCCACCGAGGGCGGCGGCAAGCCGGCCCAGGTGGCGGGCGCCGAGGTGGGCGGCAAGACGGGCACCGCCCAGCGCGGCGTCAACAACAGCCTCGCGCCGCTGGCCTGGTTCACCTCGTACGGCAAGGCGAACGGCAAGCAGATCGCCGTGGCCGTGGTGATCGAGAACTCGGACACCGACCGCTCCGAGATCGGCGGCGGCAAGCTGGCCGCCCCCATCGCCCAGAAGATGATGGAGGCGTGGCTGAAGAAGTAG
- a CDS encoding response regulator transcription factor: MTEPTPTPITAATVPPPPPPPPPRAPAPITDPTATVPPPSPPTGRPPLRIVLCDDERMVRTALRVILEAEPDLEVVGEAATGAQAVPLVRSLAPDVVLMDVRMPEIDGIRATEQILATMAEPPRIVVVTTFENDSYVYGALRAGAAGFLLKRADPDELIGAVRLVARGDSLLFPAAVRSLAAAHTSAAPPAAPWVARLTDREADVLRLMATGLSNHEMSERLGVGPQTVKTHVASVLAKTGARDRTQAVIAAYEGGFMKKS; this comes from the coding sequence ATGACCGAGCCGACCCCGACCCCGATCACGGCCGCGACCGTGCCCCCGCCCCCGCCCCCGCCCCCGCCCCGGGCCCCGGCCCCGATCACGGACCCGACCGCGACCGTGCCCCCGCCCTCGCCGCCGACGGGCCGCCCGCCGCTGCGCATCGTGCTCTGCGACGACGAGCGGATGGTCCGCACCGCCTTGCGGGTCATCCTCGAAGCCGAACCGGACCTGGAGGTCGTCGGCGAGGCGGCGACCGGGGCGCAGGCCGTCCCGCTGGTCCGCTCCCTCGCCCCCGACGTGGTGCTGATGGATGTCCGGATGCCCGAGATCGACGGGATCCGGGCCACCGAGCAGATCCTCGCCACGATGGCCGAGCCGCCCCGCATCGTGGTCGTCACCACCTTCGAGAACGACTCCTACGTCTACGGGGCGCTGCGCGCGGGAGCCGCCGGCTTCCTCCTCAAACGGGCCGATCCCGACGAGCTGATCGGCGCCGTCCGCCTCGTCGCCCGAGGCGACTCGCTGCTCTTCCCGGCCGCCGTCCGCTCCCTCGCCGCGGCCCACACTTCGGCCGCCCCGCCCGCCGCGCCCTGGGTGGCCCGGCTCACCGACCGCGAGGCCGACGTACTGCGGCTGATGGCCACCGGCCTGTCCAACCACGAGATGAGCGAGCGCCTCGGGGTCGGCCCGCAGACGGTCAAGACCCACGTCGCGTCCGTTCTCGCCAAGACCGGGGCCCGCGACCGCACCCAGGCGGTCATCGCGGCCTACGAGGGCGGCTTCATGAAGAAAAGCTGA
- a CDS encoding sensor histidine kinase, translating into MRDGLGRLLGARARLRWVHLILGGALLMPYFLLAQVGVGMAAGGKNAFSSFPLSLVAYAAALPLAAATAVFGLVRPLSVTAVRAMCGVPGERLAEGPARSWSARGRTSAWWTLHLGVGALISGMSLAVPPMAVVLITLPLVSRLEAARLGLGWFSLGVGPYVAPALGTGMLAGLVLCAAGAGALLARLAPVLLGPTGADRLAAAEERAADLAVRNRLARELHDAVGHALSAVTLQASAARRVLERDPDFVREALAAIEDTTRRTVGELDAVLGLLRDGDAARPDAAPAPTLAADLDGLLARTRAADTTVTARQDPGPVGDWARLPAIASREAYRIVQEGLSNALRHGAGPVELRIRVQAGAETGHRELEITMTNPPAAPESLEPRTTGGRGLRGAAERAALLGGRVEAGPYEGLWRLRAVLPLAGDGR; encoded by the coding sequence ATGCGCGACGGTCTGGGCCGGCTCCTGGGTGCGCGGGCGCGGCTGCGCTGGGTCCACCTGATACTCGGCGGGGCCCTGCTCATGCCGTACTTCCTCCTCGCCCAGGTGGGGGTCGGTATGGCGGCCGGCGGGAAGAACGCCTTCAGCTCTTTCCCGCTTTCCCTCGTCGCCTACGCGGCCGCCCTGCCGCTGGCCGCGGCCACCGCCGTGTTCGGGCTGGTCCGGCCGCTGTCGGTGACCGCCGTCCGGGCCATGTGCGGGGTGCCGGGGGAGCGGCTCGCCGAGGGGCCCGCGCGGTCCTGGTCCGCCCGGGGGCGGACCTCCGCCTGGTGGACCCTCCACCTGGGGGTCGGCGCGCTGATCAGCGGGATGAGCCTCGCCGTCCCGCCCATGGCGGTGGTGCTGATCACGCTGCCGCTCGTGAGCCGACTCGAGGCTGCCAGGCTCGGGCTGGGCTGGTTCTCCCTGGGGGTCGGTCCGTACGTGGCCCCCGCGCTCGGGACGGGCATGCTGGCCGGGCTCGTCCTGTGCGCCGCAGGGGCCGGGGCGCTCCTGGCCCGGCTGGCGCCCGTACTGCTCGGGCCGACCGGGGCGGACCGGCTGGCCGCCGCGGAGGAGCGGGCCGCCGACCTGGCCGTGCGCAACCGGCTCGCCCGGGAGCTGCACGACGCGGTCGGGCACGCGCTGAGCGCCGTCACCCTCCAGGCGAGCGCCGCACGGCGGGTGCTGGAGCGCGACCCCGACTTCGTACGGGAGGCGCTGGCCGCGATCGAGGACACCACTCGGCGGACGGTGGGCGAGCTGGACGCGGTACTGGGCCTGCTGCGTGACGGGGACGCGGCCCGGCCGGACGCCGCGCCCGCGCCGACCCTGGCCGCCGACCTCGACGGACTGCTGGCCCGCACCCGGGCCGCGGACACCACCGTCACCGCCCGCCAGGACCCCGGCCCCGTCGGGGACTGGGCCCGGCTGCCGGCGATCGCCTCCCGGGAGGCGTACCGGATCGTGCAGGAGGGCCTCAGCAACGCGCTGCGCCACGGCGCGGGCCCCGTGGAACTGCGGATACGCGTCCAGGCCGGGGCAGAGACCGGACACCGTGAACTGGAGATCACCATGACCAATCCGCCCGCCGCACCGGAGAGCCTGGAGCCCCGCACCACCGGCGGCCGCGGCCTGCGCGGCGCCGCCGAACGGGCCGCGCTGCTCGGCGGCCGGGTCGAGGCCGGCCCGTATGAGGGCCTGTGGCGGCTGCGTGCCGTCCTGCCGCTCGCCGGAGACGGCCGATGA
- a CDS encoding IclR family transcriptional regulator, whose amino-acid sequence MTTTESGSAAPASPVKSAVRTVLLLEHFAARPGLHSLADIQNDLSLPKSSLYMLLRTLVNLGWVETDATGTRYGIGVRALLVGSSYIDGDEVVAAARPTLDRLSDDTTETIHLARMDGTSVVYLATRQSQHYLRPFTRVGRRLPVHSTALGKALLATHTDDEVRALLPRRLEAVTEHTVTDRERLIEELALVREQGYAVDREENTLGLRCFGVAVPYRTPARDAVSCSVPVARLTDGHEQAIKAALFEARDRLSVVTRRM is encoded by the coding sequence ATGACGACGACCGAGTCGGGAAGTGCGGCCCCGGCATCGCCGGTCAAATCGGCGGTGCGGACGGTCCTGTTGCTGGAGCACTTCGCGGCACGGCCCGGACTGCACAGCCTCGCCGACATCCAGAACGACCTCTCCCTGCCCAAGTCCAGCCTGTACATGCTGCTGCGCACCCTGGTGAACCTGGGGTGGGTGGAGACGGACGCGACGGGCACGCGGTACGGCATCGGCGTCCGGGCGCTGCTGGTCGGCAGCTCGTACATCGACGGCGACGAGGTGGTCGCGGCCGCCCGGCCCACGCTGGACCGGCTCTCCGACGACACGACGGAGACCATTCACCTGGCCCGGATGGACGGGACGAGCGTGGTGTACCTCGCGACCCGCCAGTCCCAGCACTACCTGCGGCCCTTCACACGGGTCGGGCGGCGGCTGCCCGTCCACTCGACCGCGCTCGGCAAGGCGCTGCTGGCCACGCACACCGACGACGAGGTACGCGCCCTCCTGCCGCGGCGGCTGGAGGCCGTCACCGAGCACACCGTCACCGACCGGGAGCGGCTCATCGAGGAGCTGGCGCTGGTGCGGGAGCAGGGGTACGCGGTGGACCGGGAGGAGAACACGCTCGGGCTGCGCTGCTTCGGGGTCGCGGTGCCGTACCGGACGCCGGCGCGGGACGCGGTGAGCTGCTCGGTGCCGGTCGCCCGGCTGACGGACGGGCACGAGCAGGCCATCAAGGCGGCGCTGTTCGAGGCGCGGGACCGGCTGTCGGTGGTGACGCGGCGCATGTGA
- a CDS encoding aldehyde dehydrogenase (NADP(+)): MTTTPVWSVDPRTGKQREQVAVEATSREVDEAVQAAHAARGALADATARAAFLRTAATLLDEAAAHVIEAADAETALGPGRLTGELARTTGQLRAFADAVDEGAYLDIRIDRADPSLSPPRPELRRYKVPLGVVAVYAASNFPLAFSVPGGDTASALAAGCPVVVKAHPDHPATSELCASLLRRAAVAAGLPADVVAMVHGFDAGLELIRHPLVSAAGFTGSIRGGRALFDAAAARPVPIPFHGELGSLNPVVVTPAAAAERAEEIGSGLAGSVTLGVGQFCVKPGLVLVPEGAAGDRLTGALTKALGETEPGVLLDHRMRENFVSGVRERAALPGVDAPVTPGSGGEHTVGAGYLTVPAARLLDSAPDAGYEVLLEECFGPVTVVVRYADQREAGAVLGRLAGNLSATLQLSQAETEGEPGPASELIAQVTGLAGRIVVNGWPTGVAVAPAQHHGGPYPAATSHSTSVGGTAIERWLRPVAYQSVADPLLPPELREANPLGLPRRVTGT; the protein is encoded by the coding sequence ATGACAACGACACCAGTCTGGAGTGTGGACCCCCGCACCGGGAAGCAGCGCGAGCAGGTTGCGGTGGAGGCCACATCCCGCGAGGTGGACGAAGCCGTACAGGCCGCCCACGCGGCCCGTGGCGCGCTCGCCGACGCCACCGCCCGCGCCGCCTTCCTGCGCACCGCCGCCACGCTGCTCGACGAGGCCGCCGCGCACGTCATCGAGGCCGCGGACGCCGAGACCGCGCTCGGCCCGGGCCGGCTCACCGGCGAACTCGCCCGCACCACCGGCCAGCTGCGCGCCTTCGCCGACGCCGTGGACGAGGGGGCCTACCTCGACATCCGGATCGACCGCGCCGACCCCTCCCTCAGCCCCCCGCGCCCCGAACTGCGCCGCTACAAGGTGCCGCTGGGCGTGGTCGCGGTCTACGCCGCCTCCAACTTCCCGCTCGCCTTCTCCGTCCCCGGCGGGGACACCGCGAGCGCACTGGCCGCCGGCTGCCCGGTGGTCGTCAAGGCGCATCCCGACCACCCGGCCACCTCCGAGCTGTGCGCCTCGCTGCTGCGCCGGGCGGCCGTCGCCGCCGGGCTCCCGGCCGACGTGGTCGCCATGGTCCACGGGTTCGACGCCGGCCTGGAGCTGATCCGCCACCCGCTGGTGTCCGCCGCCGGATTCACCGGTTCCATCCGGGGCGGGCGGGCCCTGTTCGACGCGGCCGCCGCCCGGCCCGTGCCCATCCCCTTCCACGGCGAACTCGGCTCCCTCAACCCCGTCGTGGTCACCCCGGCCGCGGCCGCCGAGCGCGCCGAGGAGATCGGCAGCGGGCTCGCGGGCTCGGTCACCCTCGGCGTCGGCCAGTTCTGCGTGAAGCCCGGCCTGGTCCTGGTCCCCGAGGGTGCGGCGGGCGACCGCCTGACCGGCGCGCTCACCAAGGCGCTCGGGGAGACCGAGCCGGGGGTGCTGCTCGACCACCGGATGCGGGAGAACTTCGTCTCCGGCGTCCGTGAGCGGGCCGCGCTGCCCGGCGTCGACGCGCCCGTCACGCCGGGCTCCGGCGGGGAGCACACGGTCGGAGCGGGCTATCTGACCGTACCGGCCGCCCGCCTCCTCGACAGCGCCCCGGACGCGGGGTACGAGGTACTGCTGGAGGAGTGCTTCGGTCCCGTGACCGTCGTCGTGCGGTACGCCGACCAGCGCGAGGCCGGCGCGGTGCTCGGGCGGCTCGCCGGGAACCTGAGCGCCACCCTCCAGCTGTCGCAGGCCGAGACCGAGGGGGAGCCGGGCCCCGCCTCCGAGCTGATCGCGCAGGTCACGGGACTGGCGGGCCGGATCGTCGTGAACGGCTGGCCGACCGGCGTCGCGGTTGCCCCGGCGCAGCACCACGGCGGCCCGTACCCGGCGGCCACCTCGCACTCCACCTCCGTCGGCGGGACGGCGATCGAGCGCTGGCTGCGGCCGGTGGCGTACCAGTCGGTGGCGGACCCCCTCCTTCCGCCCGAGCTGCGCGAGGCCAACCCGCTGGGGCTGCCGCGCCGCGTGACGGGGACCTGA
- a CDS encoding TerD family protein: MTAMTPGSNLPLNAVRVTVDVAAPVRLDVSGLLLTADGKVRSDADFIFYNQPSGPGVTYRSGGGAAPDSITVDTGALPPGIERIVVTASPDAAGQTFQGIEPTATVRNADGGAVIATFTPPQLGTETALVVVEVYQRGGMWKVRAVGQGYANGLAGIATDFGVSVDDEPAAAPAAAPVAPPAPAAPPAPPVSYPASPWLGGATTPAAPPVPAAPAPVPAAAPPAGGKINLDKGRVTLQKNQTVSLVKGGRPLLSQVKMGLGWEPAFGGRDIDLDASVIAFGPQRNHIDSCYFGKLSILGGAIKHSGDNLTGEGAGDDEVIVVDLGRLPAEATGLVFTVNSFSGQKFTEVAKAYCRLIDAASGEELVRFDLTGAEPQTGVMMAKLIKQFTGEWEMTAMGDFVKSRTVRGMVKPASQAL, translated from the coding sequence ATGACCGCTATGACCCCTGGATCCAACCTGCCGCTCAATGCCGTCCGTGTGACGGTGGACGTGGCTGCCCCGGTGCGGCTCGACGTGTCGGGGCTCCTCCTCACGGCGGACGGCAAGGTGCGCTCCGACGCCGACTTCATCTTCTACAACCAGCCCTCCGGGCCCGGTGTGACGTACCGGTCCGGCGGCGGTGCGGCACCGGACTCGATCACCGTGGACACCGGCGCGCTGCCCCCGGGCATCGAGCGGATCGTGGTCACGGCCAGCCCCGACGCGGCCGGGCAGACCTTCCAGGGCATCGAGCCCACCGCCACCGTGCGCAACGCGGACGGCGGAGCGGTGATCGCCACCTTCACCCCGCCGCAGCTGGGGACCGAGACCGCGCTCGTCGTCGTCGAGGTCTACCAGCGCGGCGGCATGTGGAAGGTGCGCGCGGTCGGCCAGGGGTACGCGAACGGCCTCGCCGGCATCGCCACCGACTTCGGGGTCTCCGTGGACGACGAGCCGGCCGCCGCGCCCGCCGCCGCTCCCGTCGCCCCGCCCGCGCCCGCGGCACCGCCCGCCCCGCCGGTCTCCTACCCGGCCTCCCCCTGGCTCGGCGGCGCCACCACACCCGCCGCCCCGCCGGTCCCCGCCGCCCCCGCACCGGTCCCGGCCGCCGCCCCGCCCGCCGGAGGGAAGATCAACCTCGACAAGGGCCGGGTCACCCTCCAGAAGAACCAGACCGTCTCCCTGGTCAAGGGCGGCCGCCCGCTGCTCTCCCAGGTCAAGATGGGCCTCGGCTGGGAGCCCGCCTTCGGCGGCCGGGACATCGACCTCGACGCCTCGGTCATCGCGTTCGGCCCCCAGCGCAACCACATCGACAGCTGCTACTTCGGCAAGCTGTCCATCCTCGGCGGCGCGATCAAGCACTCGGGCGACAACCTGACGGGCGAGGGAGCGGGCGACGACGAGGTGATCGTCGTGGATCTGGGCCGGCTCCCCGCCGAGGCGACGGGGCTGGTCTTCACGGTCAACTCCTTCTCCGGCCAGAAGTTCACCGAGGTGGCCAAGGCCTACTGCCGTCTGATCGACGCGGCGAGCGGCGAGGAGCTGGTGCGCTTCGACCTCACCGGCGCCGAACCGCAGACCGGGGTCATGATGGCGAAGCTGATCAAGCAGTTCACCGGCGAGTGGGAGATGACGGCCATGGGCGACTTTGTGAAGTCCCGCACAGTGCGCGGCATGGTCAAACCCGCCTCGCAGGCACTCTGA